Proteins from a genomic interval of Acidobacteriota bacterium:
- a CDS encoding glycosyltransferase family 39 protein, which translates to MFGLSLRSSRARAAAATAIVVGSLYVFPLLLDLPLVDPDEGLHAAIALEMVEQGDWVTPRLLGEPFLDKPILFFWAQAGALAVFDAHEAAVRLPGLVFGLLGAGATALIGRRLAGRRAGLLAGLFYATMALPLALHQAAVHDVALVPWTTLALLAFWNAARPPAASSPPGLKLRRYEDEGLEPRRGSRVIRWSVVAGLWLGLAVLTKGVVGVALVGLAHAAALLAFRRVRPVVVLGGGLALLVAAIVAAPWYLAMEQANGGYLHYFFVERHVLGYTTSTQIHAYRPWWYYLPIVAGGGFPWVAFLPLAAWIAVPAGKLGRTTPHRDAARYAWIWLVSSLLFLSAAGSKLVTYVLPAFPAVALLSAIAWDHALGRREDDAGVPPAPTLRAAVVLVASVGAAMAPLALFIAALRYGVPHGPTAWVAAAAATLAWTVGIAGGWRRGRLPALATVFGAMVVTAVVLLSSTMPRVAAVLSARDLARFLNAQAAMPSTTWVVGERIGSLVFYLDPGRRQGLTPDRLVHVEVNDVLRMAIPQADALVAVSAQHLAIVGRRLPLDRVAYEQAGLYRVYSARALHAEIVEQRRRF; encoded by the coding sequence GTGTTCGGGCTCTCTCTCCGCTCCTCCCGCGCCCGCGCGGCCGCCGCGACCGCCATCGTCGTCGGAAGCCTGTATGTCTTCCCGCTTCTGCTCGACCTGCCGCTCGTCGACCCCGACGAAGGATTGCACGCGGCCATCGCGCTCGAGATGGTCGAGCAGGGCGACTGGGTCACCCCACGCCTGCTCGGCGAGCCGTTCCTCGACAAGCCAATCCTGTTCTTCTGGGCCCAGGCTGGCGCCCTCGCGGTCTTCGATGCGCACGAGGCCGCCGTACGGCTTCCGGGCCTGGTCTTCGGCCTGCTCGGGGCCGGCGCGACCGCGCTGATCGGACGCCGGCTGGCGGGCCGTCGCGCCGGCCTCCTCGCCGGCCTCTTCTACGCGACGATGGCCCTGCCGCTCGCCCTGCACCAGGCGGCGGTCCACGACGTTGCGCTCGTGCCGTGGACGACGCTGGCGCTTCTCGCCTTCTGGAACGCGGCACGACCGCCGGCGGCCTCATCTCCGCCGGGGCTGAAGCTCCGGCGCTACGAAGATGAAGGGCTGGAACCCCGCCGCGGCAGCAGGGTCATCCGCTGGTCGGTCGTGGCCGGTCTGTGGCTCGGTCTCGCCGTCCTGACGAAGGGTGTCGTCGGCGTGGCACTCGTCGGCCTCGCGCACGCCGCCGCGCTGCTGGCCTTCCGACGAGTCCGCCCCGTGGTCGTGCTCGGCGGCGGGCTCGCCCTGCTCGTCGCAGCTATCGTCGCCGCGCCCTGGTACCTCGCCATGGAGCAGGCCAACGGCGGCTACCTTCACTACTTCTTCGTCGAGCGCCACGTGCTCGGCTATACGACCTCGACCCAGATTCATGCGTATCGTCCCTGGTGGTACTACCTGCCCATCGTCGCCGGCGGCGGGTTCCCCTGGGTCGCCTTCCTGCCGCTGGCCGCCTGGATCGCCGTGCCGGCGGGGAAGCTCGGCCGGACCACCCCTCACCGGGACGCCGCTCGATACGCGTGGATCTGGCTCGTCTCCTCGCTCCTGTTCCTGAGCGCCGCAGGCTCGAAGCTCGTGACCTACGTGCTGCCGGCCTTCCCAGCCGTGGCGCTGCTCTCGGCGATCGCCTGGGACCACGCCCTCGGCCGCCGCGAGGACGACGCCGGAGTCCCGCCCGCACCGACGCTGCGCGCCGCCGTTGTCCTGGTCGCCAGCGTGGGAGCGGCCATGGCGCCTCTGGCGCTGTTCATCGCCGCCTTGCGGTACGGCGTGCCCCACGGGCCCACCGCCTGGGTCGCGGCGGCTGCGGCCACGCTCGCATGGACCGTCGGGATCGCGGGGGGATGGCGACGAGGCCGGCTCCCGGCGCTCGCCACGGTTTTCGGCGCCATGGTCGTCACCGCAGTCGTGCTGCTGTCGTCGACCATGCCGCGCGTCGCCGCGGTGCTGTCGGCCCGGGACCTTGCGCGTTTCCTCAATGCCCAGGCTGCCATGCCGTCGACCACCTGGGTGGTCGGCGAGCGCATCGGGTCGCTCGTCTTCTACCTCGACCCGGGACGACGTCAGGGCCTGACGCCCGACCGGCTCGTGCACGTCGAGGTCAACGACGTGCTCCGCATGGCCATCCCTCAGGCAGACGCCCTCGTCGCCGTCTCCGCACAGCACCTGGCCATCGTTGGACGACGGCTCCCGCTCGATCGGGTGGCGTACGAGCAGGCGGGTCTGTACAGGGTCTACTCGGCCAGGGCCCTGCACGCGGAGATCGTCGAGCAGCGTCGACGCTTCTGA
- a CDS encoding response regulator: MNVLIVEDEITTRVVLRRILSRELGCDVTECQNGLEALEALSGQAFDFAVLDIRMPVLDGVETLEAIRRSPELASLPVVMMTIERDEARVRRVVELGISDYLLKPLRPDNVSARFRALIAKIHDARAGSLRPGGRPAEGPLRLLVADGDAAFRRAVGEALDGWEVVEAESGVAALKRAVEVKPAAVLVGDHLGLVGPDLLLKKLRGNEQLGRIRLYVVVAEPAAARALAGHDGVVERTSDRERLRSQLSTLVRDVAAHAADDPLDAVVEAVSTALSQFFGMMLSLEVEPDPEALAPADLPGARVRLAIADPPVGVEMLLRCEPDTARAVARVVLDIIPEQATEVDLRLAVAEVARVVAGRVKTAYETDGRRLSCGPPAPLDGPVDSPPRRTLAFRTTKDRLRYGVDFVEVSDESTGAGAAHLP; encoded by the coding sequence ATGAACGTACTGATCGTCGAGGACGAGATCACGACCCGGGTCGTCCTTCGTCGCATCCTCTCCCGTGAGCTGGGTTGCGACGTGACCGAATGCCAGAACGGCCTCGAGGCGCTCGAGGCGCTCTCCGGCCAGGCGTTCGACTTCGCCGTGCTCGACATCCGCATGCCGGTGCTCGACGGGGTGGAGACACTCGAAGCCATCCGCCGGTCGCCCGAGCTCGCGTCGCTGCCGGTCGTGATGATGACCATCGAGCGGGACGAGGCCCGCGTGCGGCGCGTCGTCGAGCTCGGCATCAGCGACTACCTGCTCAAGCCCCTGAGACCCGACAACGTCAGCGCCAGGTTCAGAGCCCTCATCGCGAAGATCCACGACGCGCGTGCCGGTTCGCTCCGACCCGGAGGCCGGCCGGCCGAGGGTCCGCTGCGCCTGCTGGTGGCTGACGGCGACGCGGCGTTCAGGCGGGCGGTTGGTGAGGCGCTCGACGGCTGGGAGGTGGTCGAGGCCGAGTCGGGCGTGGCGGCGCTCAAGCGAGCTGTCGAGGTCAAGCCGGCGGCGGTGCTGGTTGGCGACCACCTCGGCCTCGTCGGGCCGGACCTGCTGCTCAAGAAACTCCGTGGCAACGAGCAACTCGGCCGGATCCGGCTCTACGTGGTCGTGGCCGAGCCGGCTGCCGCGCGTGCCCTCGCTGGCCACGATGGCGTCGTCGAACGGACGAGCGACCGCGAACGCCTTCGTTCACAGCTCAGTACCCTCGTCCGAGACGTGGCCGCCCACGCCGCCGACGATCCGCTCGATGCCGTTGTCGAGGCCGTCTCCACCGCCCTCAGCCAGTTCTTCGGCATGATGCTGTCGCTCGAGGTCGAGCCGGATCCCGAAGCCCTGGCCCCGGCAGACCTGCCGGGCGCGCGGGTGCGTCTGGCCATCGCGGATCCACCGGTCGGTGTCGAGATGCTGCTCAGGTGCGAGCCCGATACGGCCCGGGCTGTCGCGAGGGTCGTCCTGGACATCATCCCGGAACAGGCCACCGAGGTCGACCTCAGGCTTGCCGTCGCTGAAGTCGCACGCGTCGTCGCCGGCCGGGTCAAGACGGCCTACGAGACTGACGGACGACGGCTTTCGTGCGGACCGCCGGCGCCCCTCGATGGTCCCGTGGACAGCCCGCCGCGGCGGACGCTTGCGTTCCGCACGACGAAGGATCGGCTGCGCTATGGCGTGGACTTCGTCGAGGTCTCCGACGAGTCCACAGGCGCGGGCGCGGCCCACCTTCCGTGA
- a CDS encoding response regulator: MEQESRRAEAASPGLCLAVELGPDGTLGYVDPTWVEVFADGRVCRGMALADLLDADDRPALRVLTVDLAQGRVPVGEARGRLVDGRGLVTVRLERAGDGATLSGLAEVTPLPASSREEPGGRPFRVLVVEDHAINRMVAGTTLAKLGCEVDHAADGQEAVDRFEAGAFDYDLILMDCQMPVLDGYDATRRIRAVEAGRRHVPIVAVTAHAMPGDRERCLEAGMDDYVAKPLRQGDLERLVRQHGLRTSVPPAGAPASVETHDLDALALEDRLGGDRELVAELVALLRATVPDTLRRVDDCLAGHDLAGLRETAHALAGAIANFCAPSAEASASALLAAARSGDAAGATRARDAFVAAWSRLEPLLADLAARAQE; encoded by the coding sequence ATGGAGCAGGAGTCGAGGCGCGCTGAGGCGGCCTCGCCAGGCCTGTGCCTGGCAGTCGAGCTGGGGCCGGATGGCACCCTGGGGTACGTCGACCCCACCTGGGTCGAGGTGTTCGCTGACGGGCGAGTGTGCCGGGGGATGGCCCTCGCCGATCTTCTCGACGCGGACGATCGGCCCGCGCTCCGCGTGCTCACCGTCGATCTCGCACAGGGTCGCGTCCCGGTCGGAGAGGCGCGCGGACGGCTCGTCGACGGTCGCGGGCTGGTCACGGTACGCCTCGAGCGCGCGGGTGACGGCGCCACGCTGTCCGGGCTGGCCGAGGTGACGCCCCTTCCGGCGTCGTCGAGAGAAGAGCCCGGGGGGCGGCCGTTCCGTGTGCTGGTCGTCGAGGACCACGCCATCAACCGGATGGTCGCCGGCACGACCCTCGCAAAGCTCGGGTGCGAGGTCGACCACGCCGCGGACGGCCAGGAGGCGGTCGACCGGTTCGAGGCCGGGGCGTTCGACTACGATCTGATCCTGATGGACTGCCAGATGCCCGTGCTCGACGGCTACGACGCCACGAGGCGGATACGGGCCGTCGAAGCCGGGCGCCGTCACGTGCCGATCGTGGCGGTGACCGCGCACGCCATGCCTGGCGACCGCGAGCGCTGCCTCGAGGCCGGCATGGACGACTACGTGGCGAAGCCGCTACGACAGGGCGACCTCGAGCGGCTGGTGCGGCAGCACGGGCTGCGGACCTCGGTCCCGCCGGCCGGCGCGCCGGCATCGGTCGAGACTCACGACCTCGATGCCCTGGCGCTCGAAGACCGTCTGGGAGGCGACCGCGAGCTCGTGGCTGAACTCGTGGCGCTGCTGCGCGCGACGGTGCCCGATACGCTGCGACGCGTGGACGACTGCCTGGCCGGCCACGATCTGGCGGGGCTTCGGGAGACGGCGCACGCGCTGGCCGGTGCGATCGCCAATTTCTGCGCGCCGTCGGCCGAGGCGTCGGCCTCGGCGCTGCTTGCCGCGGCCCGCAGCGGCGACGCGGCGGGGGCGACGCGGGCGCGCGACGCGTTCGTGGCGGCCTGGTCGCGGCTCGAGCCCCTGCTGGCCGATCTCGCGGCGCGGGCACAGGAGTGA
- a CDS encoding carboxymuconolactone decarboxylase family protein encodes MTTTPGPHEGPFEPEAHDARKRRTRRAGALASLSAALPAVAERYRALADAAAEAGPLDARGVALAKFAVSVGRGSSRAVHAHARKALEVGVDPRELTHVVALSLPTIGLHAALDAWRWLEEIVTEADSRTGASPSIP; translated from the coding sequence ATGACGACCACACCCGGACCCCACGAAGGCCCGTTCGAGCCCGAGGCGCACGACGCCAGGAAGCGCCGAACGCGTCGCGCCGGCGCCCTGGCCTCGTTGTCGGCGGCGCTTCCCGCCGTGGCCGAGCGCTACAGGGCCCTGGCCGACGCGGCGGCGGAGGCCGGGCCGCTCGATGCCCGGGGCGTCGCGCTGGCCAAGTTCGCGGTATCGGTGGGGCGCGGGTCGTCGCGGGCAGTGCACGCGCACGCGCGGAAGGCCCTCGAGGTCGGCGTCGATCCCCGCGAACTGACCCACGTCGTGGCGCTGTCGCTGCCGACGATCGGACTGCACGCCGCGCTCGACGCCTGGCGGTGGCTCGAAGAGATCGTCACCGAAGCGGATTCACGAACCGGGGCCTCGCCGTCGATTCCCTGA
- a CDS encoding Na+:solute symporter, giving the protein MHLTTLDWVIVFGSIGLSFVPAVLMARRAGSSTVEFFTSGRAAPWWLVGVSMVATTFSTDTPNLVTNLVRERGVANNWIWWAFLLTGMMTVFFYARLWRRSGVLTDLEFYELRYAGRAASFVRGFRSLYLGLFFNLVIMASVNLAAAKIANVLLGWPMWQTLAVCAVLNVSFAAVSGLWGVLVTDFIQFGIAMTGSVAAAYFALGQPEVGGLDGLIARVDPATLRLLPDFGDWSVTLAVLVIPLTVQWWSVWYPGAEPGGGSYIAQRMLASRSERDAMAGTLLFNVAHYAIRPWPWILVGLASLLVYPELDDLARALPYLDARLIGHDMAYPAMLRFLPAGFLGLMVAGLLAAYISTISTHLNWGTSYLVHDFYRRFLRPDASERHYVLVGRLATVALMAVAAAFTFVLDTARQSFELLMAIGAGTGLIYLLRWFWWRINAWSEVAAMASSFLVAVGFFIAGRRGLNLPSHVVLLASVATTTLVWVTVTYLTPPTDRETLVRFCRLVRPAGPGWAAIRRDAGVPASPDSLPQALLGWVLGCSFVYAALFAVGSLLYGRVPQSVFWLVVLAASGAGLWRVLRFQWRRSTDVSR; this is encoded by the coding sequence ATGCACCTGACGACGCTCGATTGGGTCATCGTGTTCGGCTCGATCGGGCTCTCGTTCGTGCCCGCGGTGCTGATGGCGCGGCGCGCGGGGTCGAGCACCGTCGAGTTCTTCACCTCGGGCCGCGCCGCGCCGTGGTGGCTGGTCGGCGTCTCGATGGTCGCCACGACCTTCAGCACCGACACGCCGAACCTGGTGACCAACCTCGTGCGCGAGCGGGGCGTCGCCAACAACTGGATCTGGTGGGCGTTCCTGCTCACCGGGATGATGACGGTCTTCTTCTACGCCCGGCTGTGGCGCCGGTCGGGCGTGCTGACCGACCTCGAGTTCTACGAGCTGCGCTACGCGGGGCGGGCCGCCTCGTTCGTCCGCGGCTTCCGGTCGCTCTACCTCGGGCTGTTCTTCAACCTGGTGATCATGGCGTCGGTGAACCTCGCCGCGGCGAAGATCGCCAACGTCCTGCTCGGCTGGCCGATGTGGCAGACGCTCGCCGTCTGCGCCGTGCTCAACGTGTCGTTCGCCGCCGTGTCGGGTCTCTGGGGGGTGCTCGTCACCGACTTCATCCAGTTCGGGATCGCGATGACCGGGTCGGTCGCGGCGGCGTACTTCGCGCTCGGCCAGCCCGAGGTCGGCGGGCTCGACGGCCTCATCGCCCGGGTCGACCCGGCGACGCTGCGCCTGCTGCCCGACTTCGGCGACTGGAGCGTGACGCTGGCCGTGCTCGTCATCCCGCTCACGGTGCAGTGGTGGTCGGTCTGGTACCCCGGAGCCGAGCCGGGAGGCGGGAGCTACATCGCGCAGCGAATGCTCGCGTCCCGATCCGAACGCGACGCCATGGCTGGCACGCTGCTCTTCAACGTGGCGCATTACGCGATTCGTCCGTGGCCGTGGATCCTCGTCGGCCTCGCGTCGTTGCTCGTGTACCCGGAGCTCGACGACCTGGCGCGGGCGCTCCCGTACCTCGACGCGCGGCTGATCGGGCACGACATGGCCTACCCGGCCATGCTGCGGTTCCTGCCGGCCGGATTCCTCGGCCTCATGGTGGCCGGGCTGCTCGCCGCCTACATCTCGACCATCTCGACCCACCTGAACTGGGGGACGTCCTACCTGGTGCACGACTTCTACCGCCGGTTCCTGCGGCCCGACGCGAGCGAGCGCCACTACGTGCTCGTCGGCCGGCTCGCCACCGTCGCCCTGATGGCCGTGGCCGCGGCGTTCACGTTCGTCCTCGACACCGCGCGTCAGAGCTTCGAGCTGCTCATGGCGATTGGCGCCGGCACCGGTCTCATCTACCTGCTCCGGTGGTTCTGGTGGCGGATCAACGCCTGGAGCGAGGTCGCGGCGATGGCCAGCTCGTTTCTCGTCGCCGTGGGCTTCTTCATCGCCGGCCGACGCGGGCTCAACCTGCCGTCGCACGTGGTGCTGCTCGCGAGCGTCGCCACGACGACGCTCGTGTGGGTCACGGTGACCTACCTGACCCCGCCCACCGACCGCGAGACGCTGGTCAGGTTCTGTCGTCTGGTCAGGCCCGCTGGCCCGGGCTGGGCCGCTATCCGGAGGGACGCCGGCGTGCCGGCCTCCCCGGACAGCCTGCCGCAGGCCCTGCTCGGCTGGGTGCTCGGGTGCAGCTTCGTCTACGCGGCGCTGTTCGCAGTCGGGAGCCTGCTCTACGGACGCGTGCCGCAGTCGGTGTTCTGGCTGGTCGTGCTCGCCGCGAGCGGCGCCGGGCTGTGGCGCGTGCTGCGGTTCCAGTGGCGACGCTCGACCGACGTGTCGCGTTGA
- a CDS encoding 6-phosphofructokinase: protein MSQHKKLAILVGGGPAPGINSVISAASIRAMLDGVEVVGIRDGFEWIMEGNIDHVVPLLIENVSRIHFRGGSHIGISRANPTKNPQHLENTVISLLRLNVSQLITIGGDDTAFSAMKLEEKAGGRIRVVHVPKTIDNDLDLPHYVDTFGFQTARHYGVEIVKNLMVDAKTTSRWYFVIAMGRKAGHLALGIGKASGATLSLIPEEFAGQRVKLKAIVDTLVGAIIKRLSYGRRDGVAVIAEGLVLDLDPDDLDQLEDIERDAHGNVRIAEVNIGEILKAEVMKRLKAFGLKSTIVAKNIGYELRCADPIPLDMEYTRDLGYCAAKYLLSGGNAVMISMQGGHFVPVPFKELLDPETGRAKIRLVDINSTRYAIARRYMIRLRRDDFEDPHELAKFAATAGMSLQQFRAEFAMLIDREPPPLHIAVPGAPAPGPDDLPPDEVTPAAAAETPRRETGRKKS from the coding sequence GTGAGTCAGCACAAGAAACTGGCCATCCTGGTGGGCGGCGGTCCCGCCCCCGGCATCAACAGCGTGATCAGCGCCGCCTCGATCCGCGCGATGCTCGACGGCGTCGAGGTCGTAGGGATCCGCGACGGGTTCGAGTGGATCATGGAGGGCAACATCGACCACGTGGTCCCGCTGCTCATCGAGAACGTCAGCCGGATCCACTTCCGCGGCGGGTCGCACATCGGCATCTCGCGGGCCAATCCGACCAAGAACCCCCAGCACCTCGAGAACACGGTCATCTCGCTCCTCCGCCTGAACGTGTCGCAGCTCATCACGATCGGGGGCGACGACACGGCCTTCTCCGCGATGAAGCTCGAGGAGAAGGCGGGCGGGCGCATCCGCGTGGTGCACGTGCCGAAGACGATCGACAACGACCTCGACCTGCCTCACTACGTGGACACGTTCGGGTTCCAGACGGCCCGCCACTACGGCGTCGAGATCGTCAAGAACCTCATGGTCGACGCGAAGACGACGTCGCGCTGGTACTTCGTGATCGCGATGGGGCGGAAGGCGGGCCACCTCGCCCTCGGCATCGGCAAGGCGTCGGGCGCGACGCTCTCGCTCATCCCCGAGGAGTTCGCCGGTCAGCGCGTCAAGCTGAAGGCCATCGTCGACACGCTCGTCGGGGCCATCATCAAGCGCCTCAGCTACGGACGCCGCGACGGCGTCGCGGTGATCGCCGAGGGCCTCGTCCTCGACCTCGACCCCGACGACCTCGACCAGCTCGAGGACATCGAGCGCGACGCGCACGGCAACGTGCGCATCGCCGAGGTGAACATCGGCGAGATCCTGAAGGCCGAGGTGATGAAACGTCTCAAGGCGTTCGGGCTCAAGTCGACGATCGTCGCCAAGAACATCGGCTACGAACTGCGGTGCGCCGACCCCATCCCGCTCGACATGGAATACACGCGCGACCTCGGCTACTGCGCGGCGAAGTACCTCCTGTCTGGCGGCAACGCCGTGATGATCTCGATGCAGGGCGGCCACTTCGTGCCCGTCCCCTTCAAGGAGTTGCTCGATCCCGAGACGGGCCGCGCGAAGATCCGCCTCGTCGACATCAACTCCACGCGTTACGCAATCGCGCGGCGGTACATGATCCGGCTCCGGCGCGACGACTTCGAGGACCCGCACGAGCTGGCCAAGTTCGCGGCGACCGCCGGCATGAGCCTCCAGCAGTTCCGCGCCGAGTTCGCGATGCTGATCGATCGCGAGCCGCCACCGCTGCACATCGCGGTGCCGGGCGCTCCTGCCCCGGGGCCCGACGACCTGCCGCCCGACGAGGTGACGCCGGCGGCGGCAGCCGAGACCCCACGACGCGAGACCGGCCGCAAGAAGTCGTAA